TGCTACCTGCTGCTCGGCTACCTGCTCTGGCGCGGGGTAGTGCCGCTGGCCACCGCCGGCACCGCCACCTTCGCCATCCGCACCGGCACCGCCCAGATCCGCTCGGCGATCGGCACCGTCAACCAGATCTTCGAATACGGCCTCTACCTCGCCGACTGGCAAGACGCGATCGCCCAGGCCGATGCCGCCGCCATCACCGGTCAAGGCCTCGTCCCCGCAGGGCCGCCTACGACGATCAGCCTGCGCGGCGTGTCGTTCACCTACCCCGGCCGTGAGAGCCCCGCGATCGCCGGTATCGACCTCGACCTACAATCCGGGCAGGTCATCGCGCTGGTCGGGGAGAACGGCTCGGGCAAATCCACCCTCGCCAAACTCATCCTCGGCCTGTATCTGCCCACCGAGGGCGAGGTGTACTGGGACGGCATGGCGACCTCCGCGATGGACCGCACCCGCGCCGGCACGCACGTGGGCGTGTTGGCACAGGACTACCCTTGCTGGCCGTTCGTGGCCGAAGCCAACATCCAAATCGGCCGCCCCGACCTCGAGGACCCGCAGCGGGTCCGCGACGCGGCCGTGGCCTCCGGCGCGGACGCGGTGATCGAGAAGCTTGGCGACGGATACCGGAGCCTGCTTGCCTCCGAATTCCAGGGCGGCACGAACCTCAGCGGCGGCCAGTGGCAGAAGATCGCGAACGCCCGAGCGGCCTACCGCGCCCCGGCCTGGGCTGTCTATGACGAACCGACCGCAGCACTCGACCCCCGCGCCGAGGCCGAGGCCTTCAACCGGGTCCTCGACCGCGCCGACGGACGCACCGTCGTACTCATCACCCACAGGCTCTCCTCCGTCGCCCGCGCCGACCGGATCATCGTGCTCAAGGACGGACGCGTCGTGGAATCCGGCAGCCACAAGGAACTGATGGGCGCAGACGGAGAATATCGATTGCTTTATATGCTGCAAGCATCTCAGTTCGGCGCCGCTTCCTACGCTGCTGGGCCCGCGTTGGACGAAAGCGCACGGGCTGCGACGTAATACACAACGTCTACGGACCGGCACGGAGGCCTTATGGATCATGCCGCTAAGCCGCACCGTTGGATAAGCGGGAGGCGCTCAACTCTCGGGAGGCTTGGACAGCCTTCTTGTAGGGAGCCGGCATCGGAAGCGCTGCGATCTCGGAGGGTTTGAACAGGCCGAGTTCCCTATGCTCGTGCGAGAGTCGGGGCTCGCCTGGACTGACGCACGTGGCGGCGTAGGCCACGACCAGGACATGGCGTTGCGCGGTAATCGCGTAGATCCACGCTTGGACCAGGTGAAGCTGGCTGATGACGATGCCGAGTTCCTCGTGGACTTCACGGATCGCGCACGTCTCGAGGTCCTCACCTGCCTCTACCTTTCCTCCCGGTAGTTCCCACTCGCCGCGTTCGTTGCGCAGCAGCGGGATGCGGCCGTTGCAGTCGACGACGGCCTTCGCCGAGACGGGCATGACATATTCGAGGTGGCCATAGACCGGGTGAGGTACGAGGTAGGGCGGGTGCTCGGCCATCTCCGGTCAGCGGCTCCTGCTCGGGGCGCACAGCACGGCGGCAAGATCGTCGCTGCGCTTGAAGTGACTGTCCGTCAGATCATGCTTCGGGTGGTGCTCGATGTTGCGGATCGCTCTGGCGATGGCGGACAACGACTCCTTCAGTGCAGCCTCGATCAGACTTGGCCAGTCGGGAAACAGGTGGTAATCGGTGATGGCTCTGGCGAAGCCGTCGGTGCACAGCAGGATGTGACGCACGTCCTCACGTCCGACGGTGGCGCAGTGCACACGCAGCACGGCGTCGGGGTCGCCGGAGAAGACGCCCTCGGCGTGGGCGCCGGTGATGTATTCGCGGCGCCGGCGCAGCAGCGCTTGGCGCGCGTGGTCGGAGTCCAAGCCGGAGGACCCAGCGGCAGCGACGGCGGCGATCTCGCGCTGGTTGTAGAAGTCGGTGGATAGCTCCGTCAACCCATTGCCGACCGCGATGATCGTGACATCGCCGATGCGAGCGAACTCGAGTTCATCCCTGCGGTCGAGCGCGAGGCCGAGCGAACAGGTGGGGTGCGTTCGCTCAGCCGGGAAGCCCCGTGCGGCGATGTCCTCGCGCACGGTGTCGGCAAGATGCCTCAGCAGCCCCTCAGCAGTGAAACTAGGCTCTTCGATCCGCGAGAGTTCGGCGCCGACGGCATCGACAAGGTAGTGCACGTCGTTGACCGCGGGCAGGAACGGCTCCGGGTAGATGTCTGTGGCGCCGTCGATGACCCATGCGGCGACGTGCGAGTGCCCGATCCGGTCCTCGGTCGGCTTCGCGCCGCCGGCATCGCTGACGGTATCGAGGATTTCGAATGTCATGCTTCTCATCATCCTCCGCTGCGGATGGCCGAGAGCGGCAGCGGCGCACTTAACTCGGCGAGAGACGTCAAGCGAAGCGCTGCTGGCTGAACTACTCGTCGTCCTCGTAGCCGGGGTGGTCCACTCCCCAACGTCCTGCCGCGTCCTGGGTGACAAGCTGGAACAGGGATTGTTCGCCGAGGAGGATGCGCGCTGAACTGAATTCGATCTCGAGGAAGGTCTGGGACCACCAGTTCTCGTCGTCGGTGAAAGCGCTGGGGTCGGCCGCGACGGCGTGGATGACGGTCTGGTTGATGAGGTCTTCGCGTGCTTGCTGCTCGAGGTCATCCGACTCCGCAGAGACGTAGGCCTCGTAGACGGCGAGGACCGCCTGGAGCGCCGTGACCGAGGTGTTGATCTGCTTCGTGGGCGGGTTCGTCGTGCTGGCCGTAGCGCATCCAGACGGTCCCGTCGGCGAGGCTGAGCCAGTAGGTGTTGTTGAACCCGTCCCAGACCTGACCGAGGAAGGCGGCCTTGCCGCAGCCGGGCAGATCGGCTTCTTCCAGTTCCCGTTCGGGGACGCGCACGAAGTGCTCGGCGGCGGCATCGGGCAGGCCGCGACCGGTCAACGCGGCTCTCGCAGGTTCGGGGGCGCCGAGCGTGGCGAGGCGGGCGGAGGCGTAGGGCCGCCAGGCGGGCAGGTCGTAGTCGAACGGCTCGGCTTCGATGCGCATGGGCTCTCTCCGTTGCGTCTACTTGGGCAAGCCTTCGCGGACCTGAGTTAGGGTGCGACGCAGCGAGTTCATGTCGGTGCCGCTTTGGTCAGGCCGTAGTCGAGACTGTACGAGAACCGGTTTACCGTCCGTGTCCAGCGACAGCCACTGCTCGCGGCCTCGAAAAATCAGGGTTGGAATTCTTGATGTAAGCGTCCGCGTGCGCGGCACTGATGTCATGTGGGAAGCGCATCCCCCGCGACGACTGTGCCGTCAGGCATGATCGT
This genomic window from Actinospica robiniae DSM 44927 contains:
- a CDS encoding SUKH-4 family immunity protein, encoding MNTSVTALQAVLAVYEAYVSAESDDLEQQAREDLINQTVIHAVAADPSAFTDDENWWSQTFLEIEFSSARILLGEQSLFQLVTQDAAGRWGVDHPGYEDDE
- a CDS encoding protein phosphatase 2C domain-containing protein; the encoded protein is MTFEILDTVSDAGGAKPTEDRIGHSHVAAWVIDGATDIYPEPFLPAVNDVHYLVDAVGAELSRIEEPSFTAEGLLRHLADTVREDIAARGFPAERTHPTCSLGLALDRRDELEFARIGDVTIIAVGNGLTELSTDFYNQREIAAVAAAGSSGLDSDHARQALLRRRREYITGAHAEGVFSGDPDAVLRVHCATVGREDVRHILLCTDGFARAITDYHLFPDWPSLIEAALKESLSAIARAIRNIEHHPKHDLTDSHFKRSDDLAAVLCAPSRSR
- a CDS encoding ATP-binding cassette domain-containing protein; protein product: MTRAGAGSRWRARRRRTDADMSGASDPLFGSGIVFQMGWARHHTAVAEASFAQLARRLPQLIRICLGLGWRADRRALLAMLVFQSATGIATAFGLLATNQILIRLLSAGPSPARARAALPSLILVGVAAAGGALLSAAGSAASGRLRPKVTRHAFTELMTRATSVELSVFELGSFHDTLEGASFGAGWAEYVIEQITQLITAVAAMAAAASVLVVLGPFLLPLLILAALPGGVASMMSYRRRNRSRIAWQGRARQQRRLADLMTEKQPAQEIRLHGVDRFLHAHYARLSAAYEGEQERLARADARTTLTAGSVSGTALACCYLLLGYLLWRGVVPLATAGTATFAIRTGTAQIRSAIGTVNQIFEYGLYLADWQDAIAQADAAAITGQGLVPAGPPTTISLRGVSFTYPGRESPAIAGIDLDLQSGQVIALVGENGSGKSTLAKLILGLYLPTEGEVYWDGMATSAMDRTRAGTHVGVLAQDYPCWPFVAEANIQIGRPDLEDPQRVRDAAVASGADAVIEKLGDGYRSLLASEFQGGTNLSGGQWQKIANARAAYRAPAWAVYDEPTAALDPRAEAEAFNRVLDRADGRTVVLITHRLSSVARADRIIVLKDGRVVESGSHKELMGADGEYRLLYMLQASQFGAASYAAGPALDESARAAT
- a CDS encoding NUDIX hydrolase, with the translated sequence MAEHPPYLVPHPVYGHLEYVMPVSAKAVVDCNGRIPLLRNERGEWELPGGKVEAGEDLETCAIREVHEELGIVISQLHLVQAWIYAITAQRHVLVVAYAATCVSPGEPRLSHEHRELGLFKPSEIAALPMPAPYKKAVQASRELSASRLSNGAA